The following coding sequences lie in one Methanohalophilus levihalophilus genomic window:
- a CDS encoding nuclear transport factor 2 family protein: MAIDLETNKENAIAFYRTAYMGNPMEAVEKYVGDDYIQHNPLVGNGKEAFIEYFKQMAKEYPDKSIEFVRAVAEGNLVSLHTHQIWPDDEEYVTMDFFRFDDNGKIVEHWDAVQQIPETTKNGNTMY; the protein is encoded by the coding sequence ATGGCAATTGATCTGGAAACAAACAAGGAAAATGCAATCGCATTTTACAGGACAGCATACATGGGAAATCCAATGGAAGCCGTAGAAAAATATGTCGGTGACGACTACATCCAGCATAACCCTCTGGTGGGGAACGGCAAAGAGGCATTTATCGAATATTTCAAACAAATGGCAAAAGAATATCCCGATAAAAGTATTGAATTTGTCCGTGCGGTTGCAGAAGGCAATCTGGTATCGCTTCACACGCATCAAATCTGGCCGGATGATGAGGAATACGTAACCATGGATTTCTTCAGGTTTGACGACAATGGCAAGATTGTGGAACACTGGGACGCAGTACAGCAAATACCGGAAACTACCAAGAATGGAAATACCATGTACTGA